From a single Lentisphaera profundi genomic region:
- a CDS encoding sulfatase: protein MSSLYRQVICLFMLICLGVSAKQKQPNILFIFSDDHSTNAIGAYGSKINKTPNIDRIADEGAVFEKSFCANSICQPSRASILTGTHSHINGVTYNGAHWNGNQTVFPRELKKAGYQTALIGKWHMHPNPTNEFDYWKVLVGSGGQGDYYNPEFMSIDKGKEQITGYCTDVVADESIKWLNQRDKKKPFLMMVQFKSPHVPRIPHPRYMKMYTEDIAEPATLNDNYKNRLEGASNAWMEINGQNEEVLAYFPPKNVDEKVNKKQAKHLDRMNPAQRKALLDAMDDQNREYYELKKSGAFDDPVQSRKLKYQFFIKNYLRCVQAIDDNVGRLLEWLEESGLEEDTIVIYSSDQSYFIGEHGWAEKRWMYEEALKMPFIIRWPGKIKAGSKPQAMIQNIDYAPTFIEAAGATVPSVFQGKSLIPIFSGDKEEIREAIYYHYYHHGAHNVPRHEGIRTERYKLINFYTNNEFELYDLKNDPNEVNSVANNPEYAEIKKKLLSQLKQQRQEFKVPESTFTAPWVYGK, encoded by the coding sequence ATGTCATCTTTGTATCGTCAAGTCATTTGTCTTTTTATGCTAATTTGTTTGGGTGTTTCAGCTAAACAAAAACAGCCCAATATCTTGTTTATCTTTTCCGATGATCATTCAACTAATGCCATTGGTGCTTATGGGTCTAAAATTAACAAGACGCCCAATATTGACCGCATTGCCGATGAAGGTGCCGTCTTTGAAAAAAGCTTCTGCGCCAACTCCATATGTCAACCAAGTCGTGCCTCTATCCTTACAGGAACTCATAGTCACATAAATGGTGTTACTTATAATGGTGCTCATTGGAATGGTAATCAGACTGTATTTCCACGTGAACTCAAAAAAGCGGGTTACCAAACAGCTCTCATCGGTAAATGGCACATGCACCCCAACCCCACTAATGAATTTGATTACTGGAAAGTTCTTGTCGGTTCTGGCGGTCAAGGCGATTACTACAACCCCGAATTTATGTCTATCGATAAAGGAAAGGAACAAATCACCGGTTATTGCACTGACGTAGTGGCAGATGAATCCATCAAATGGCTCAATCAACGCGATAAAAAGAAACCTTTTTTGATGATGGTTCAATTTAAATCTCCTCATGTACCCCGCATCCCTCATCCCCGTTATATGAAAATGTATACCGAAGACATTGCGGAACCCGCAACACTTAACGATAACTACAAGAACCGTCTTGAGGGCGCATCTAATGCTTGGATGGAGATCAATGGTCAAAACGAAGAAGTACTCGCTTATTTTCCCCCAAAGAATGTTGATGAAAAAGTCAATAAAAAACAAGCAAAGCACTTAGATCGTATGAACCCTGCACAACGCAAAGCTTTGCTCGATGCGATGGACGATCAAAATCGTGAATATTACGAACTCAAAAAATCCGGTGCCTTTGATGATCCTGTACAATCTCGTAAACTTAAGTATCAGTTTTTCATCAAGAATTACCTGCGTTGTGTACAAGCCATTGATGATAACGTGGGTCGTTTACTCGAGTGGCTTGAGGAAAGTGGTTTAGAAGAAGATACCATTGTGATTTATAGCTCTGACCAAAGTTACTTTATTGGTGAGCACGGCTGGGCTGAAAAACGCTGGATGTATGAAGAAGCTTTAAAAATGCCTTTCATCATTCGCTGGCCTGGCAAAATCAAAGCTGGGAGTAAACCACAAGCCATGATTCAAAATATTGATTACGCACCAACTTTTATTGAAGCTGCTGGTGCAACAGTGCCTAGTGTCTTCCAAGGAAAATCACTTATCCCTATCTTCTCTGGTGATAAAGAAGAAATACGTGAGGCCATCTACTATCATTATTACCATCATGGTGCTCATAATGTACCTCGCCACGAAGGTATTCGTACAGAGCGCTACAAGCTCATTAATTTCTATACCAATAATGAATTTGAACTCTACGATTTAAAGAATGATCCAAACGAAGTTAACAGTGTCGCCAATAATCCTGAGTATGCTGAAATCAAAAAGAAGCTATTATCTCAACTTAAGCAACAACGTCAGGAATTTAAAGTTCCCGAATCTACCTTCACTGCTCCTTGGGTATACGGAAAATAA